Part of the Leptospiraceae bacterium genome is shown below.
GACCCCATTCAAATCCCACTCTTCTGCTATATCAGCAAACCAATTAAAAAATTTTTGCATCATAATAAGCCTCCTTTATTCCTTCACTCTGAGGTCAATTTCTTTGAAACCACTTCCTGCAGTTCCAATAGTTTTAGTTAAATTATAGACCATTATAATAAACCCAACGAGAAACATCCCGCCGCCAACGCCTCTCATAATTCGGTAAGGTTTTAGCAGTGCAGTTATTTCTACCCAATTTGGATATTGTAAAAAACCTTTATCTGTTATCGCACGCCACATAGCACCTTCGGTAATTCCAGAAACCCACATAGAAACTATATAGAGTAAAATTCCGAGTGTCCCTAACCAGAAATGCACATTCGCCAACTTTTCTGAATACAGATTTGTATTCCACATTCTAGGAACTAAATAATAAAAAGCTGCGGAAGACATAAATCCTACCCAACCAAGAGTTCCACTATGTACGTGTCCTACAATCCAATCCGTATTATGTGCTAATGCACTAATGGCACGAATAGAAAGAAGTGGTCCTTCAAAAGTAGACATTCCATAAAATGTAATAGCAACGAGCATCATTTTTAAAGTAGCGTCTGTTTTGATTTTGTCTTTTGCTTGGGTTAATGTCAAGAAACCGTTGAGCATCCCACCCCAAGAAGGCATCCACAACATAATACTAAATACCATACCAGTAGTTTGTAACCAATCTGGGAGCGGAGTATACAAAAGATGGTGAGGTCCCGCCCAAATATATAAAAACACTAAACTCCAGAAGTGGATAATAGAGAGTTTGTGACTATAGATTGGTTGTTTGATATGTTTAGGAAAATAGTAATACATTAATCCTAAGAAAGGTGTTGTTAGAACGAAAGCTACTGCATTATGCCCATACCACCATTGAATATTTGCATCAAATACTCCCGAAAAAATAGAATACGATTTTGTTAAGCTGACTGGAATAACAAGATTATTCACGATAAATAAAATCGGAACTGTTACAAATGACGCAACATAAAACCAGATGGCTACATATAGCTGTTTCTCTTCTCTTTTGATAATAGTCATTAGGTAGTTTACGAAAAAGATTACATACCAAACAACGATTAATACATCCAGAGGCCATTCTAATTCAGCGTATTCCTTTCCTTGGCTTAGACCAAGAGGAAGGGTGATAGCTGCAAGTAAAATGGTAATATTATAAAGAACCAGATGTGTCATAGCCAGTTTATCACTCCAAATGCGTATTCTGAGTAATCTTTGTGCTGAATGGTACGCAGTCGCAAAGATTGCACTAAGTGCAAATCCAAAAATTGCCGCATTCGTGTGAAGTGGACGCAATCTTCCAAATGTGAAGTATTGCGTATAATTTAGCTCTGGATAAACCAATTGAAAAGCAATTAATACACCGATTGTCATGGAAGCAAGTCCCCAAACAAAAGCGGAGATGATAAAGGCTTTTACGATGAAGTCATTGTATTTGGTATCAGTTCCAGTCGAAACGCTCTGACCGGTTGATGAATTTGTGTTCATATATGATTCCGTCTCCTTACTTACCGAGAAAAATGAATCTATAAAAAGAATCAAAAATATTTTATAAAATTTGCTGTCAAGAATTCATGATATTCGTCATAGGTTATATTAGCGTATAAATAACTTCTGTCAGTTGTAGAAACTACTAAGGTTTATTTTGATTATTTTTTGGGTTATGTAGGTTTGTTTTATTAGTTTAGAATGTAACAAGTAAAAAGAATTTTGAGATAGTTAAGGATGAACAAGATGAGTGATAATATAGACTGTAAAAAATGCGAAAGCAGAGAATTTGGAGTTTTTAAGTGTGTTGGCTCTAAAACATTGGAAAGTGTTTCAAAAGAAAAATCATTTTTGGATTTTAAAAAAAAGGAAATTATATTCAAGGAACATGATAAAGTATCTGGATTTTACTGTATTCAGAGTGGGCTAGTAAGAACATACAAATTAGCTGGAACTGGAAAAGAACAAACATTTCAAATAGCGAGTAGAGGGAAGTGGTTGGGATTTAGAGATGTCATTTCTGGTGGAGAATACAATCATACTTCCGTTTGT
Proteins encoded:
- the ccoN gene encoding cytochrome-c oxidase, cbb3-type subunit I encodes the protein MNTNSSTGQSVSTGTDTKYNDFIVKAFIISAFVWGLASMTIGVLIAFQLVYPELNYTQYFTFGRLRPLHTNAAIFGFALSAIFATAYHSAQRLLRIRIWSDKLAMTHLVLYNITILLAAITLPLGLSQGKEYAELEWPLDVLIVVWYVIFFVNYLMTIIKREEKQLYVAIWFYVASFVTVPILFIVNNLVIPVSLTKSYSIFSGVFDANIQWWYGHNAVAFVLTTPFLGLMYYYFPKHIKQPIYSHKLSIIHFWSLVFLYIWAGPHHLLYTPLPDWLQTTGMVFSIMLWMPSWGGMLNGFLTLTQAKDKIKTDATLKMMLVAITFYGMSTFEGPLLSIRAISALAHNTDWIVGHVHSGTLGWVGFMSSAAFYYLVPRMWNTNLYSEKLANVHFWLGTLGILLYIVSMWVSGITEGAMWRAITDKGFLQYPNWVEITALLKPYRIMRGVGGGMFLVGFIIMVYNLTKTIGTAGSGFKEIDLRVKE